TGTAAATTCTTATTCGAATTTCCCTTCGCATAGGCATTTCACTTCAGTTTGAGTCCTAATCGTGCTCTGGGCCTCTACATGCCTGCATTACTCTACTCAGAAACTTCACCATAATTTGCCAACATTAACCTCACCCGCACAAAATCAGGACACAACTTACATAAACCCAAGCAAGAAAtggacaaagttaaaataaattaaaccAACGAACAAACCACATTGTGTATGACAATGCAATTAAGCCAGATTAAGATAAGAGAGCACATATCCATCTAGAAACTCAACAAAGCTCCATATACAACCTTCGCTAAAGCCATGTACCATCGCCCATTTCTTTCACTCTTCACACTCTTGTCATCATGTATAGCGGTATCATCCCCCTCTAATATATCCCCCAACACGCTAGATTATCCTTTCAAGCCTGCAAATTGCATCAACTCCTCTCTGATCCCTTGCTACAGATACTGAGCTTGTATTCTCTCTCTGTTCTGCTCCCACCACACCTTTGCCCTGTCCTCGCCAAACCTCTCCCGGCTGCAACCCCACAGAAACAAGGATATATGATCAAGAAAGATTGAGTTGGTGATGCTTCGCAAATCACAAGTCCATGATCAGTGGCATACCTGAAGCGGATGCGGCGGAGCTCGCGGGTGCCGTCGCCGATCTCACGGATGGTGAGGCACACGCCTGGCTCGTCCTCCTCGATCCACTCTGCCGCTTCCAGGTCGCTCACGTTGCTGATGGACACGGAGGCCTCGTCCAGTGACGAGGTGGTGGCCCGCGACGGGTCGTAAGACGACGGGCCACCGCCGCCCATAGCTGACGTGCCGGCCGCCGCGGAGTTGAGCATGTTGAGGTGGTGCGCCCAGACGTGGTCGGACGGGTCGGGCACGGCCGCGGACGGGTAGTACGCCGCCCTGGTAGAAGGCGCGGCCGCGTAAGGCGCCGAGGACCCTGGCGTTGCCTTGCATGACGTGCTCCGGGTGATCGGCTCTTTGCTCACCGGCGGAGGTGGTGGCATAACGACCGGGCTGCCCCTCGTCGAGCCGCCCCGAGAGTAGGACGACTCTCTCTGCAGGTATCAATTGTTTGTTCACGTTAAAGCAGATCGATCATGGTGATGAACAATTCAAGTGAACTATTTGTGCACGCATGTACTGACCAGCACGGAGTCGTCGACGGAGGACGTCGGAGTGGAGGCCCCCTGCGGCCGGCCGCTGAACGTGAGCACGTTGTACAGCTCCACGATGCGGTCGTAGTTCTCGCCCCACCACCGCTGCGCCTCCCACTTGTTAAACATCTCCCGGCTACGTACGTACGAACACATGCACAAGAACGCAACAATTAGCACATGTATCATGCAAGACTTAATGATCGCCCATTCGCTCGGTCACAGTAAGCTGAACACGGCAAGTGTACATGAGAAATATAACGAAACCTGAAGC
This genomic window from Phragmites australis chromosome 7, lpPhrAust1.1, whole genome shotgun sequence contains:
- the LOC133923646 gene encoding protein Brevis radix-like 2 isoform X2 encodes the protein MVLKFSGSNKQYKGAPGGSPSFRTGSYRRPYPGFIDDTGFAPTSRVLGEDYDTRTALAAGSAGARTAPPTSNNRGWQQEGKSPGGSSWIPSVEEEAASDEVVVVEEAAVPRDWTAQVDPGVQITFGTLPGGGNDLKRIRFSREMFNKWEAQRWWGENYDRIVELYNVLTFSGRPQGASTPTSSVDDSVLRESSYSRGGSTRGSPVVMPPPPPVSKEPITRSTSCKATPGSSAPYAAAPSTRAAYYPSAAVPDPSDHVWAHHLNMLNSAAAGTSAMGGGGPSSYDPSRATTSSLDEASVSISNVSDLEAAEWIEEDEPGVCLTIREIGDGTRELRRIRFSRERFGEDRAKVWWEQNRERIQAQYL
- the LOC133923646 gene encoding putative protein Brevis radix-like 3 isoform X1, which codes for MLACIACSSKEGGEDGSRAAATPHGKDAVKSLTSQLKDMVLKFSGSNKQYKGAPGGSPSFRTGSYRRPYPGFIDDTGFAPTSRVLGEDYDTRTALAAGSAGARTAPPTSNNRGWQQEGKSPGGSSWIPSVEEEAASDEVVVVEEAAVPRDWTAQVDPGVQITFGTLPGGGNDLKRIRFSREMFNKWEAQRWWGENYDRIVELYNVLTFSGRPQGASTPTSSVDDSVLRESSYSRGGSTRGSPVVMPPPPPVSKEPITRSTSCKATPGSSAPYAAAPSTRAAYYPSAAVPDPSDHVWAHHLNMLNSAAAGTSAMGGGGPSSYDPSRATTSSLDEASVSISNVSDLEAAEWIEEDEPGVCLTIREIGDGTRELRRIRFSRERFGEDRAKVWWEQNRERIQAQYL